One genomic window of Halobellus limi includes the following:
- a CDS encoding PH domain-containing protein, translating to MNRLHPRIRLLWVGRSLLTAVIFAGIVFGVGRVVDPAWLPAWAPAAVLVAFGGLGSAFAVLRYRAWRFEVREDSLYLERGVLTKVRTVVPFVRIQHVDTSRSPTERLAGLASTVVYTAGSRGADVSVPGLTPGDADDLRERLKRLAIRSEGEDAV from the coding sequence ATGAACCGACTCCACCCCCGCATCCGACTGCTCTGGGTCGGCCGATCCCTTCTGACGGCCGTGATTTTCGCCGGCATCGTCTTCGGGGTCGGCCGCGTCGTCGATCCCGCCTGGCTCCCCGCGTGGGCGCCCGCGGCGGTCCTCGTCGCGTTCGGCGGGCTCGGGTCCGCCTTCGCCGTGCTCCGGTACCGCGCCTGGCGCTTCGAGGTCCGCGAGGACTCGCTGTACCTCGAACGCGGCGTGCTCACGAAGGTCCGGACGGTGGTCCCGTTCGTCCGCATCCAGCACGTCGACACCTCGCGCTCGCCGACCGAGCGACTCGCCGGCCTCGCGAGCACCGTGGTCTACACGGCCGGCTCCCGCGGTGCCGACGTCTCGGTGCCGGGGCTGACCCCGGGCGACGCCGACGACCTCCGCGAGCGGCTGAAGCGGCTGGCGATCCGTTCGGAGGGCGAGGACGCCGTCTGA
- a CDS encoding PH domain-containing protein, whose translation MPRSLSPLSVPYRVLQRGGGLAVGLAFVLSGGVNLPFLGPAGPLVVLAVAGVAAVALVGYETAYVRRFSYELTADTLDIDSGVLSRRSREIPLRRIQNVDISRNVIQRLLGIAVVSFETAGGGETEAQLRYVTFEEAKRLQTELARLKRSASTDAEGSAADAADAGSVEPESTELFALDRGELAILGALSVDLRVPGVLFLLVSTLGSTVVSTYLSAVPGAALVVVAGVLFVAVAAVSWIVGAAAAIVEYYDFKLVRSGDELQYERGLLQRYDGSIPFDKIQTLTIADNPLKRHFGYATLYIETAGYTPGGSSGSRGSEAAIPLAEREHVLDLVEELEPVGDVDFERPPRRARRRYLVRSLLAVGALTGVLYAARALLSTPFPWWPPLLLLPIAVLYAHATWRHRGRWLGDHHVVTRNGVLRRRTKIVPYYRIQTIIDSRSVFQRRLDLATVTVDTAGSLSLGGQDAAAVDVSGATADGLRDELETRLSRAVDAYRAGRAGIGIEDEYAHGQNGATSEDGGDSAANTGADPGANTGEGPVKDTDGGDAGNARTSSSDEDA comes from the coding sequence ATGCCCCGATCGCTCTCACCGCTGTCGGTCCCGTACCGCGTGCTCCAGCGCGGCGGCGGTCTCGCCGTCGGTCTCGCGTTCGTGCTGAGCGGCGGTGTCAACCTCCCGTTTCTCGGTCCCGCCGGGCCGCTCGTCGTCCTGGCCGTCGCCGGCGTCGCGGCGGTCGCGCTCGTCGGCTACGAGACGGCGTACGTCCGCCGGTTCAGCTACGAACTCACCGCCGACACGCTCGATATCGACTCCGGCGTCCTCTCGCGCCGGAGCCGAGAGATCCCGCTCCGTCGGATCCAGAACGTCGACATCTCGCGGAACGTGATCCAGCGGCTGCTCGGCATCGCCGTCGTCTCCTTCGAGACCGCCGGCGGCGGCGAGACCGAGGCACAGCTCCGGTACGTCACCTTCGAGGAGGCCAAGCGGCTGCAAACGGAGCTCGCGCGGCTGAAGCGGAGCGCGTCGACGGACGCGGAGGGTTCCGCGGCCGACGCCGCCGACGCGGGGTCGGTCGAACCGGAATCCACGGAGCTGTTCGCGCTGGACCGAGGCGAACTCGCGATCCTCGGCGCGCTGTCGGTCGACCTCCGGGTCCCCGGGGTCCTCTTTCTGCTCGTCTCGACGCTCGGGTCGACGGTCGTCTCGACGTACCTCTCGGCGGTCCCCGGCGCCGCGCTGGTGGTCGTCGCCGGCGTCCTCTTCGTGGCCGTCGCGGCCGTCTCCTGGATCGTCGGGGCCGCGGCCGCGATCGTCGAGTACTACGACTTCAAGTTGGTCCGCTCCGGCGACGAACTGCAGTACGAGCGCGGCCTGCTCCAGCGCTACGACGGGTCGATCCCCTTCGACAAGATCCAGACGCTGACGATCGCGGACAACCCGCTGAAGCGGCACTTCGGCTACGCGACGCTGTACATCGAGACGGCGGGCTACACGCCCGGGGGCTCCTCGGGGTCGCGCGGGTCGGAGGCCGCGATCCCGCTGGCCGAGCGCGAGCACGTCCTCGACCTGGTCGAAGAACTCGAACCGGTCGGGGACGTCGACTTCGAGCGGCCGCCCCGTCGCGCGCGGCGGCGGTACCTCGTCCGCTCGCTCCTCGCGGTCGGCGCCCTGACGGGAGTCCTCTACGCCGCGCGCGCGCTGCTGTCGACACCGTTCCCCTGGTGGCCGCCGCTGCTTCTGCTCCCGATCGCGGTCCTGTACGCGCACGCGACGTGGCGTCACCGCGGCCGCTGGCTGGGCGACCACCACGTCGTCACCCGCAACGGCGTGCTCAGGCGGAGGACGAAGATCGTCCCCTACTACCGGATCCAGACGATCATCGACTCGCGGAGCGTCTTCCAGCGCCGACTCGACCTCGCGACCGTCACGGTCGACACCGCCGGGTCGCTCTCGCTGGGCGGGCAGGACGCCGCGGCGGTCGACGTGTCGGGGGCGACCGCCGACGGACTCCGTGACGAACTGGAGACGCGTCTCAGTCGCGCAGTCGACGCCTACCGCGCCGGCCGCGCCGGGATCGGGATCGAGGACGAGTACGCGCACGGACAGAACGGGGCGACCTCCGAGGACGGCGGCGACTCGGCGGCGAACACGGGAGCCGATCCCGGAGCAAACACCGGGGAAGGTCCGGTGAAAGACACCGACGGTGGCGACGCCGGAAATGCACGGACGTCGTCCTCCGACGAGGACGCGTGA
- a CDS encoding DUF2309 domain-containing protein has translation MSTETAIRDSIEQAESAVGRVWPLHSFVTANPLAGFEDRPFHEAVAQGERLFGGDGYPSAAVFRRAWERGRIDTEVLSEELERNGYDADPETLLDRMASAESDDGDTSVEAAADNDADDESETTPSDRVDGVLTKWLAAFLDQGRAEWPMADRSEGFYRAFRSVARYDGEIPDSAAIADLPEDPIDALADRLDGHSRDEWVGIFEHHLSALPGWTGLIRQRVEDGGPWQSAHPISLPGYLAVRLTLADAFGAPIAPEAAVGETADVPVTSAGAEVDGDGDVPLAEAWLNAWEATYRGELVDAVAEESAAREEAEEEDRPDAQLVFCIDTRSEVVRRHIESTGDYETHGYAGFFGVPMRYEGYGSDVGTDACPPIVDAAHRIEERPTDGHDHRHASHDRWTDAVEAGETLLHSLKSNAATAFSFVETSGSGYGAALAARTLLPGRVRDLLSAVDERVPNAREFCGQTLERDEDAGDDLPLGMTFEERVEYAATAFELMGWDEFARVVVFAGHASETSNNPFGSSLDCGACAGNPGGPNARVLASICNDDAVRAALASRGIEIPDDTVFVAAEHNTTTDEVSLYDDAVPASHEADVERLRADLATAAEGAAAERAESLSADPSNPERETERRAGDWAETRPEWGLAGNAGFVVGPRDLTADLDLNGRAFLHSYDWRADPDGDALEGILTGPMVVTQWISAQYYFATVDTAVYGSGSKVTHNPVGNVGVFQGNGGDLMRGLPLQSVTGTDGEPHHQPLRLSTVIHAPVDRVTDVLAEHPELTTLLDNDWLSLTVVDPTRGHEPFHYEEELSWTGLEAEAEPVSPERAVAPPAADD, from the coding sequence ATGAGTACTGAGACCGCGATCCGCGACAGCATCGAGCAGGCAGAGAGCGCAGTGGGCCGCGTCTGGCCGCTCCACTCGTTCGTGACGGCCAACCCTCTCGCCGGGTTCGAGGACCGGCCCTTCCACGAGGCGGTGGCCCAGGGCGAGCGGCTGTTCGGCGGCGACGGGTATCCGAGCGCCGCGGTCTTCCGCCGCGCGTGGGAGCGGGGACGGATCGACACGGAGGTCCTCAGCGAGGAACTGGAGCGGAACGGGTACGACGCCGACCCCGAGACGCTCCTCGATCGGATGGCGTCCGCAGAGTCCGATGACGGTGACACGTCCGTCGAGGCCGCCGCCGACAACGACGCCGACGACGAGTCCGAGACGACCCCGTCGGATCGAGTCGACGGCGTCCTGACGAAGTGGCTGGCTGCCTTCCTCGATCAGGGCCGCGCGGAGTGGCCGATGGCGGACCGCTCGGAGGGGTTCTACCGCGCGTTCCGGTCCGTCGCACGCTACGACGGGGAGATTCCCGACAGCGCAGCGATCGCCGACCTCCCGGAGGACCCGATCGACGCCCTCGCGGACCGTCTCGACGGGCACTCGCGGGACGAGTGGGTGGGAATCTTCGAGCACCACCTCTCGGCGCTCCCCGGCTGGACGGGCCTGATCAGACAGCGCGTCGAGGACGGCGGTCCCTGGCAGTCGGCGCACCCGATCTCGCTCCCGGGGTACCTGGCCGTCCGGCTGACGCTCGCCGACGCGTTCGGTGCGCCCATCGCGCCGGAAGCGGCGGTGGGTGAGACGGCGGACGTCCCGGTCACGTCCGCCGGCGCCGAGGTCGACGGCGACGGAGACGTCCCGCTGGCCGAGGCGTGGCTGAACGCCTGGGAGGCGACGTACCGCGGGGAACTAGTCGACGCCGTCGCCGAGGAGAGCGCCGCCCGCGAGGAAGCCGAAGAGGAAGACCGCCCCGACGCGCAGTTGGTCTTCTGTATCGACACGCGCTCGGAGGTCGTCCGCCGGCACATCGAATCGACGGGCGACTACGAGACGCACGGGTACGCCGGGTTCTTCGGCGTCCCGATGCGCTACGAGGGGTACGGTTCCGACGTCGGAACCGACGCGTGTCCGCCGATCGTCGACGCCGCCCACCGGATCGAAGAGCGCCCGACCGACGGCCACGACCACCGCCACGCGAGCCACGACCGGTGGACCGACGCGGTCGAGGCGGGCGAGACGCTCCTCCACTCGCTCAAGTCGAACGCCGCGACCGCGTTCAGTTTCGTGGAGACGTCCGGGAGCGGGTACGGGGCGGCGCTCGCGGCCCGGACGCTCCTGCCGGGTCGCGTCCGCGACCTCCTGAGCGCGGTCGACGAGCGGGTTCCGAACGCGCGGGAGTTCTGCGGTCAGACCCTCGAACGCGACGAGGACGCCGGTGACGACCTCCCGCTGGGGATGACGTTCGAAGAGCGCGTCGAGTACGCCGCGACGGCCTTCGAGCTGATGGGGTGGGACGAGTTCGCCCGCGTCGTCGTGTTCGCGGGTCACGCGAGCGAGACGTCGAACAACCCCTTCGGATCGAGCCTCGACTGCGGGGCCTGCGCCGGCAACCCCGGCGGCCCGAACGCCCGCGTCCTCGCGTCGATCTGCAACGACGACGCGGTGCGCGCGGCGCTCGCGTCGCGGGGCATCGAGATTCCCGACGACACGGTCTTCGTCGCCGCCGAACACAACACCACGACCGACGAGGTGTCGCTGTACGACGACGCCGTCCCCGCCAGCCACGAGGCCGACGTCGAGCGGCTGCGCGCCGACCTCGCGACCGCCGCCGAGGGCGCGGCCGCAGAGCGCGCCGAATCGCTGAGTGCGGACCCCTCGAACCCCGAGCGCGAGACGGAACGGCGCGCCGGCGACTGGGCCGAAACACGCCCCGAGTGGGGCCTCGCCGGCAACGCGGGGTTCGTCGTCGGGCCGCGGGACCTCACCGCCGACTTGGACCTGAACGGGCGCGCCTTCCTCCACTCCTACGACTGGCGCGCGGACCCAGACGGCGACGCGCTTGAGGGGATCCTCACCGGCCCGATGGTCGTCACCCAGTGGATCAGCGCCCAGTACTACTTCGCGACCGTCGACACGGCCGTCTACGGGAGCGGCTCGAAGGTGACCCACAACCCTGTCGGCAACGTCGGCGTCTTCCAGGGCAACGGCGGCGACCTCATGCGCGGGCTTCCCCTCCAGTCGGTGACGGGCACGGACGGCGAACCCCACCACCAGCCGCTCCGGCTCTCGACGGTGATCCACGCGCCCGTCGACCGCGTGACCGACGTCCTCGCCGAGCACCCGGAACTCACCACGCTCCTCGACAACGACTGGCTCTCGCTGACGGTCGTCGATCCGACTCGCGGACACGAGCCCTTCCACTACGAGGAGGAACTCTCGTGGACGGGCCTGGAAGCGGAGGCAGAACCCGTCTCCCCCGAGCGCGCGGTGGCGCCGCCCGCCGCCGACGACTGA
- a CDS encoding proton-conducting transporter transmembrane domain-containing protein: MTGENQSTTVGELPNASPERTTLVPVAFTRLVWALCVASLGALAARLLGWWSATGTLGDVVAVDGLTLLLWVVVTFFSGIVHSYSRRYMAGDDGVARFFTRVFAFTLVVMVLVAANHAALFAVAWLAMGLVMADLIGHVRGWPQAQAAAALARRYFLASSGLLSLAVAVLWWQTGATTVAGIAASVGSLPASTVLLVSALLVLAAMIQSALLPFHAWLLASMTAPTPASALMHAGFVNAGGILLVRFAPVVTANPEVMLGIVVVGAVSALGGKLLKSVQPDVKRRLGCSTVGQMGFMIMQAGLGFFGAAITHLVLHGFYKAYKFLSSGSRVERTSPTAESNGDSLGAVGTVATILSAVAGGAVFVWLTGKGAGLDSGLLLALVVVLTTLHATRETISQTALPVVARAAVVPLVFLPAIAVYGMVYRAVEAVLAGLPVVAAPAPLTAGHGLVAAAFVLAYLAIETGVYRRSRRLYVTLLNASRPPSATVLNSTEDYNEY; encoded by the coding sequence ATGACGGGAGAGAACCAGTCGACGACGGTCGGAGAGTTGCCGAACGCCAGTCCGGAGCGGACGACGCTCGTGCCGGTCGCGTTCACGCGACTCGTGTGGGCGCTCTGTGTCGCGAGCCTCGGGGCGCTCGCCGCGCGACTCCTGGGGTGGTGGTCGGCGACCGGGACGCTCGGTGACGTCGTCGCCGTGGACGGACTGACGCTCTTGCTGTGGGTCGTCGTGACGTTCTTCAGCGGGATCGTCCACAGCTACTCGCGCCGGTATATGGCCGGCGACGACGGGGTCGCCCGGTTCTTCACCAGAGTGTTCGCCTTCACGCTGGTCGTGATGGTCCTCGTCGCCGCGAACCACGCGGCGCTCTTCGCGGTCGCGTGGCTGGCGATGGGGCTCGTGATGGCCGACCTGATCGGTCACGTCCGCGGGTGGCCGCAGGCGCAGGCGGCGGCCGCCCTCGCCCGCCGGTACTTCCTCGCGAGCAGCGGCCTGCTGAGCCTCGCCGTCGCGGTCCTGTGGTGGCAGACCGGCGCGACGACCGTCGCCGGGATCGCCGCATCGGTCGGGTCCCTCCCGGCGTCGACGGTGCTTCTCGTCTCCGCACTCCTCGTGCTGGCGGCGATGATCCAGTCGGCGCTGCTCCCGTTTCACGCCTGGCTCCTCGCCTCGATGACCGCCCCGACCCCGGCGTCGGCGCTGATGCACGCGGGGTTCGTCAACGCGGGCGGGATCCTGCTGGTGCGGTTCGCGCCCGTCGTGACGGCGAACCCGGAGGTGATGCTCGGGATCGTCGTCGTCGGTGCCGTCAGCGCGCTGGGCGGGAAGCTCCTGAAGTCGGTTCAACCCGACGTCAAGCGTCGGCTCGGCTGCTCGACGGTCGGTCAGATGGGCTTTATGATTATGCAGGCCGGCCTCGGCTTCTTCGGCGCGGCCATCACCCACCTCGTCCTGCACGGGTTCTACAAGGCCTACAAGTTCCTCTCGTCGGGGAGCCGGGTCGAACGGACGAGCCCGACAGCGGAGTCCAACGGCGACTCCCTGGGGGCCGTCGGCACGGTCGCGACGATCCTCTCGGCAGTGGCCGGCGGGGCGGTGTTCGTGTGGCTCACCGGCAAGGGCGCGGGACTCGACAGCGGACTCCTGCTGGCGCTCGTCGTCGTGTTGACGACGCTGCACGCGACGCGGGAGACGATCTCCCAGACCGCGCTCCCGGTGGTGGCCCGGGCAGCGGTCGTCCCGCTGGTGTTCCTTCCCGCAATCGCCGTCTACGGAATGGTCTATCGCGCCGTGGAGGCCGTACTGGCAGGACTGCCGGTCGTCGCCGCACCGGCGCCGCTGACCGCGGGGCACGGCCTCGTCGCCGCCGCGTTCGTCCTGGCGTACCTCGCGATCGAGACGGGCGTCTACCGTCGCAGTCGGCGTCTCTACGTGACGCTCCTGAACGCGTCCCGCCCGCCGTCCGCGACGGTGCTGAATTCGACGGAGGACTACAATGAGTACTGA
- a CDS encoding Lrp/AsnC family transcriptional regulator — protein sequence MSDREIDGVDKAILHALQEDARNVSSGDIAERAGTSDSTVRKRIRRLEDDGIIKGYSAEVDYQASGYPLRMLLFCTASIPERGELVEDILEIDGVVSVQELVTGERNLLVTVVGHTDDDITPVAQELLEMGLTVADEVLVRSHETKPFGAFDPD from the coding sequence ATGTCCGACCGGGAGATAGACGGCGTCGACAAGGCGATACTCCACGCGCTCCAGGAGGACGCGCGAAACGTGTCGTCGGGCGACATCGCCGAACGTGCTGGGACCTCCGACAGCACCGTCCGTAAGCGAATTCGCCGCCTCGAAGACGACGGGATCATCAAGGGGTACAGCGCCGAGGTCGATTACCAGGCCTCCGGGTACCCGCTCCGGATGCTGCTCTTCTGTACCGCCTCGATCCCCGAACGCGGCGAACTCGTCGAGGACATCTTGGAGATCGACGGCGTGGTCTCGGTCCAGGAGCTAGTCACGGGCGAGCGCAACCTCCTCGTCACCGTCGTCGGGCACACGGACGACGACATCACGCCCGTCGCACAGGAACTCTTGGAGATGGGCCTGACCGTCGCCGACGAGGTGCTCGTCCGGAGTCACGAGACGAAACCGTTCGGCGCGTTCGACCCCGACTGA
- a CDS encoding bifunctional 4-hydroxy-2-oxoglutarate aldolase/2-dehydro-3-deoxy-phosphogluconate aldolase → MVTLDASEDMQRLVDSGVVAVMRGADADTIIEVADALAAGGVTAFEITADNPEAMGLIEEVSASFTEEEAIVGAGTVLDGETARSAIASGAEFVVGPTVDEGVVETCNRYGTLVAPGALTPTEAISAYEAGADLVKIFPASSMGPSHLSSIAGPLPQIPLMPTGGIDLDNVADYVEAGAVVVGAGSAIMDEEAIAAGEFETITETAREFRREIEDAREA, encoded by the coding sequence ATGGTCACACTCGACGCGAGCGAGGACATGCAGCGGCTGGTGGACAGCGGCGTCGTCGCGGTGATGCGCGGCGCCGACGCGGACACGATCATCGAGGTGGCGGACGCGCTCGCGGCCGGCGGCGTCACGGCCTTCGAGATCACCGCCGACAACCCCGAGGCGATGGGCCTGATCGAGGAGGTGTCGGCGTCGTTCACCGAGGAGGAAGCGATCGTCGGCGCGGGCACCGTCCTCGACGGGGAGACGGCCCGGTCGGCGATCGCGAGCGGCGCCGAGTTCGTCGTCGGCCCGACCGTCGACGAGGGCGTCGTCGAGACGTGCAACCGCTACGGGACGCTCGTCGCCCCCGGCGCGCTCACCCCGACGGAGGCGATCAGCGCCTACGAGGCGGGCGCGGATCTGGTGAAGATATTCCCCGCCTCGTCGATGGGGCCCTCGCACCTGTCGAGCATCGCGGGGCCGCTCCCGCAGATTCCGCTGATGCCGACCGGCGGGATCGACCTCGACAACGTCGCCGACTACGTCGAAGCGGGCGCGGTCGTCGTCGGCGCGGGCAGCGCGATCATGGACGAGGAGGCGATCGCCGCGGGCGAGTTCGAGACGATCACCGAGACGGCGCGGGAGTTCAGACGGGAGATCGAAGACGCCCGAGAGGCGTGA
- a CDS encoding ABC transporter permease, protein MTRLGRVRAEFTAAWHAFLRRRTAVFFTFFFPAIIVVIFGALVQTQPTGGGLFAEPKGYYVAGYLAVVVLFTPLSRIGSTVARYREGSRFEKLATTPLTRAEWLFAQSLVNVVVIGIAALLLLALSVAVTGTALPVTPATLLVVPFVALGVVLFCGLGAVIGRVADSQDGVIAASNAIALPLLFLSETFVTPDLLPVWFRPALGLSPLTYVARGIRAVTYADAATAALPNLLVVAVLAVAFFVAGALAVPRTD, encoded by the coding sequence ATGACCCGCCTCGGACGCGTCCGTGCGGAGTTCACCGCCGCCTGGCACGCGTTCCTCCGTCGGCGGACGGCGGTCTTCTTCACGTTCTTCTTCCCGGCGATCATCGTGGTGATCTTTGGCGCGCTGGTGCAGACCCAGCCGACCGGCGGGGGGCTCTTCGCGGAGCCGAAGGGCTACTACGTCGCGGGCTACCTCGCCGTCGTCGTGCTGTTCACGCCGCTGTCGCGGATCGGGAGCACTGTGGCGCGATACCGCGAGGGGAGCCGGTTCGAGAAGCTGGCGACGACGCCGCTGACCCGGGCGGAGTGGCTCTTCGCCCAGTCGCTCGTCAACGTCGTCGTCATCGGGATCGCCGCGCTCCTGCTGCTCGCGCTCTCGGTCGCAGTCACCGGGACCGCGCTGCCTGTGACGCCCGCGACGCTGCTCGTCGTCCCGTTCGTCGCGCTCGGCGTCGTGCTGTTCTGCGGGCTCGGCGCGGTCATCGGACGCGTCGCGGACTCCCAGGACGGCGTCATCGCGGCCTCGAACGCCATCGCGCTTCCCCTGCTGTTCCTCTCGGAGACGTTCGTCACGCCCGACCTGCTGCCCGTCTGGTTCCGCCCCGCGCTCGGACTCTCGCCGCTGACCTACGTCGCCCGCGGAATCCGCGCGGTGACCTACGCCGACGCGGCGACGGCCGCCCTCCCGAACCTCCTCGTGGTGGCCGTCCTCGCCGTGGCGTTCTTCGTCGCCGGCGCGCTCGCCGTCCCGCGGACGGACTGA
- a CDS encoding ABC transporter ATP-binding protein — protein sequence MTGALVAEGVRKSYGDVTALDGVSLSVDTGEVFGLVGPNGAGKTTLVRALTGTTAVEGGVSVLSADPAEIEKSRIGLLPQSFSPAGRLTARELLAQYAGLYDDSRDPDAVLADVGIEGETAEQWYETLSGGQKRRVCVAIALVNDPEVLFLDEPTTGIDPAGRRDLWELLEGLAAGGTTVFLTSHSMAEVERLADRVGFLKDGRLVAVGPPRDLIETHGGRSRLLVDTDADVAGSDAVLADLDGEGFDFDVSDSGGRLVVEGVDPREIGDVVDALEDRGVPFESLTWKQPDLEDVYLELTGEFFADGGGDTGVAVGPGVDGDIDHSGSQEADR from the coding sequence ATGACAGGGGCACTCGTCGCCGAGGGCGTCAGAAAGTCCTACGGCGACGTGACCGCGCTCGACGGCGTCTCGCTCTCGGTCGACACCGGAGAGGTGTTCGGGCTCGTCGGCCCGAACGGCGCGGGCAAGACGACGCTGGTCCGCGCGCTCACCGGGACCACCGCGGTCGAGGGGGGCGTCTCGGTCCTGAGCGCGGACCCGGCCGAGATCGAGAAGTCCCGGATCGGCCTCCTCCCGCAGTCGTTCTCGCCCGCCGGGCGCCTCACCGCCCGCGAACTCCTCGCGCAGTACGCGGGTCTCTACGACGACTCGCGCGACCCCGACGCGGTGCTCGCGGACGTCGGTATCGAGGGCGAGACCGCCGAGCAGTGGTACGAGACGCTCTCGGGGGGGCAGAAGCGGCGCGTCTGCGTCGCGATCGCGCTCGTGAACGACCCGGAGGTGCTCTTCCTCGACGAGCCGACGACGGGGATCGACCCCGCCGGCCGCCGCGACCTCTGGGAACTGCTGGAGGGGCTCGCCGCGGGCGGGACGACCGTGTTCCTCACCAGCCACTCGATGGCCGAGGTCGAACGGCTCGCCGACCGGGTCGGATTCCTGAAGGACGGGCGCCTCGTCGCGGTCGGCCCCCCGCGCGACCTGATCGAGACCCACGGCGGTCGGAGTCGGCTGCTCGTCGACACCGATGCCGACGTGGCGGGGTCCGACGCCGTGCTCGCGGACCTCGACGGCGAGGGATTCGATTTCGACGTCTCGGATTCCGGAGGTCGCCTCGTCGTCGAGGGCGTCGATCCCAGAGAGATCGGCGACGTCGTCGACGCGCTGGAGGACCGAGGCGTCCCTTTCGAGTCGCTGACGTGGAAACAGCCCGACCTCGAAGACGTCTACCTGGAACTCACCGGCGAGTTCTTCGCGGACGGGGGTGGCGACACCGGGGTCGCCGTCGGCCCCGGTGTCGACGGCGACATAGACCACAGCGGATCGCAGGAGGCGGACCGATGA
- a CDS encoding PQQ-dependent sugar dehydrogenase, whose translation MDRLRRRRFLRTGLAAGIASFAGCATFERHEEAAGSSGTEPADAGAESESDADSNATPGESGTEPRIPTPRETGGPRPALDDAAVALDPVADGLAAPLDFLAPAGTDRRFVVDRDGRIWEVGAGGRRSAPFLDLSDRVLLGGERGLLGAAPHPEFADNGRLYARYSAPARPETPGDYSHTSVLAEFTVDPEADVASDAEERTLLDVPQPQSNHNAGALAFGPDGYLYVGFGDGGGANDIGSGHVDDWYDAVDGGNGQDVTENLLGSILRIDVDGRGGVDRDGERPYAIPEDNPLVGREGLDEQYAWGFRNPWRFSFHGRDCYVADVGQNAWEELNLLEAGGNYGWNVREGAHCFRAEGCPTATPDGDPFVDPVAEYPHDGDGVSGISIIGGVVVESDTVPHVGGAYLFADYVAQGRLFAVDPGSEPPWTVRTVPVVGGDDLGRFVLGFGRDQEGAVYVLTTDESGGDGSTGAVARLAAP comes from the coding sequence ATGGACCGTCTCCGTCGCCGCCGGTTCCTCCGAACCGGTCTCGCCGCTGGAATCGCCTCCTTCGCCGGGTGTGCGACCTTCGAGCGTCACGAAGAGGCGGCGGGCTCGTCGGGAACGGAACCGGCCGACGCGGGGGCGGAATCCGAATCCGATGCCGACTCGAACGCCACCCCCGGCGAGTCGGGAACCGAACCGCGAATTCCGACGCCGCGCGAGACCGGCGGTCCCCGGCCCGCCCTCGACGACGCGGCGGTCGCGCTCGACCCGGTCGCCGACGGACTCGCGGCCCCGCTGGATTTCCTCGCGCCCGCCGGAACCGACCGGCGATTCGTCGTCGACCGCGACGGCCGGATCTGGGAGGTCGGCGCCGGCGGCCGGCGGTCGGCTCCGTTCCTCGACCTCTCCGATCGGGTCCTCCTCGGGGGCGAGCGCGGCCTCCTCGGTGCGGCTCCTCACCCGGAATTCGCCGACAACGGGCGGCTGTACGCCCGCTACAGCGCTCCCGCCCGACCGGAAACGCCGGGCGACTACAGCCACACTTCCGTACTCGCGGAGTTCACCGTCGACCCGGAGGCGGACGTCGCTTCCGACGCCGAGGAACGGACTCTCCTCGACGTCCCGCAGCCGCAGTCGAACCACAACGCCGGCGCGCTCGCGTTCGGCCCCGACGGCTACCTCTACGTGGGGTTCGGGGACGGCGGCGGGGCGAACGATATCGGGTCAGGTCACGTCGACGACTGGTACGACGCCGTCGACGGCGGCAACGGTCAGGACGTGACCGAGAACCTGCTGGGGAGCATTCTCCGGATCGACGTGGACGGCCGCGGCGGCGTCGACCGCGACGGAGAACGGCCGTACGCGATCCCCGAGGACAACCCGCTCGTCGGCCGCGAGGGCCTCGACGAGCAGTACGCCTGGGGCTTTCGGAACCCCTGGCGGTTCTCCTTCCACGGCCGGGACTGCTACGTCGCCGACGTCGGGCAGAACGCCTGGGAGGAGCTGAACCTGCTCGAAGCGGGGGGCAACTACGGCTGGAACGTCCGCGAGGGCGCCCACTGCTTCCGAGCGGAGGGGTGTCCGACCGCGACTCCCGACGGCGATCCGTTCGTCGATCCCGTCGCGGAGTACCCCCACGACGGCGACGGCGTCAGCGGGATCTCGATCATCGGCGGTGTCGTCGTCGAGAGCGATACTGTCCCCCACGTCGGGGGCGCGTACCTCTTCGCCGATTACGTCGCGCAGGGACGGCTGTTCGCCGTCGACCCCGGCTCGGAGCCCCCGTGGACGGTTCGCACCGTCCCGGTCGTCGGCGGCGACGACCTCGGGCGGTTCGTCCTCGGGTTCGGTCGCGATCAGGAGGGAGCGGTGTACGTCCTCACGACCGACGAGAGCGGGGGCGACGGCAGCACGGGCGCGGTGGCGCGACTGGCCGCGCCCTGA